In one window of Streptomyces kaniharaensis DNA:
- a CDS encoding alpha/beta hydrolase family protein, with amino-acid sequence MHSLEFTAESSSNGMVERDFTIGDVPGVLWSPASGADRAPLVLMGHGGGNHKKHPAMSGRARLLVNGCGFHVAVLDAPGHGDRPRTAHDEAEIAELFRARAAGEPEGPIVVRYNDHLAELAVPEYLALLDALQQLPEIGADGPVGYWGINMGTAIGIPFVAAEPRITAAVFGQHWPDVLAEKAKQITIPIEFDLQWDDEHISREDGLALFDAFASKEKSLHVNSGRHKELPRFEADSAVRFFARHLGRAVTSSG; translated from the coding sequence ATGCACTCTCTCGAGTTCACCGCCGAGTCGTCCTCGAACGGCATGGTCGAGCGCGACTTCACCATCGGTGACGTTCCCGGCGTTCTCTGGTCGCCGGCGTCCGGCGCGGACCGTGCTCCCCTGGTCCTGATGGGGCACGGCGGGGGCAACCACAAGAAGCACCCGGCGATGTCGGGCCGCGCACGGCTCCTCGTGAACGGCTGCGGTTTCCACGTCGCGGTCCTCGACGCGCCCGGTCACGGCGACCGGCCGCGCACGGCACACGACGAGGCGGAAATCGCCGAGCTGTTCCGGGCGAGGGCGGCCGGCGAGCCGGAGGGCCCGATCGTCGTCCGCTACAACGACCACCTGGCCGAGCTCGCCGTGCCCGAGTACCTGGCGCTGCTGGACGCCCTCCAGCAGCTTCCGGAGATCGGCGCCGACGGGCCGGTCGGCTACTGGGGCATCAACATGGGCACCGCGATCGGAATACCGTTCGTGGCGGCCGAGCCCAGGATCACCGCCGCGGTCTTCGGTCAGCACTGGCCCGACGTCCTGGCCGAGAAGGCGAAGCAGATCACCATCCCGATCGAGTTCGACCTGCAGTGGGACGACGAGCACATCTCACGCGAGGACGGTCTCGCGCTGTTCGACGCCTTCGCCTCGAAGGAGAAGTCGTTGCACGTGAACTCGGGCAGGCACAAGGAACTGCCCCGGTTCGAGGCCGACAGCGCGGTCCGGTTCTTCGCCCGGCACCTCGGCCGAGCGGTCACCTCGTCGGGCTGA
- a CDS encoding alpha/beta fold hydrolase has translation MTTFLLVPGLFMGGWAWDAVAAELSARGHRAIALTLPGLGERAGEDAAAIGLAAHTDAVSEALAAQDTGVVLVAHSYGSFPALAAADRQPEKVERVVFVDTGFPESGEAVTTSMPHLAEMAEDHVIPVPPGIDAVHGVPDDELARHRRLATPHPFRTVTEPIELTGNWRTIPTTGVFCLANGLSLEVARFLHGTGAPQYAKLAEPGVTYFELNTGHYPMLSTPHELTDALVRASAGEGLDLWGKEVGS, from the coding sequence ATGACGACATTTCTGCTGGTCCCCGGGCTCTTCATGGGCGGTTGGGCCTGGGACGCCGTGGCCGCCGAGCTGTCGGCGCGCGGACACCGGGCGATCGCGCTGACCCTCCCGGGGCTCGGCGAGCGGGCCGGCGAGGACGCCGCGGCGATCGGCCTCGCCGCACACACGGACGCGGTGAGCGAGGCGCTCGCCGCCCAGGACACGGGGGTGGTGCTGGTGGCGCACAGCTACGGCAGCTTCCCCGCCCTCGCGGCCGCCGACCGTCAGCCCGAGAAGGTCGAGCGGGTGGTGTTCGTGGACACCGGCTTCCCGGAGTCCGGCGAGGCGGTGACCACGTCCATGCCGCACCTCGCGGAGATGGCGGAGGACCACGTGATCCCGGTCCCGCCCGGGATCGACGCCGTCCACGGCGTACCGGACGACGAACTGGCGCGCCACCGCCGCCTGGCCACCCCGCACCCCTTCCGGACCGTCACCGAACCGATCGAGCTGACCGGCAACTGGCGCACGATCCCCACCACGGGCGTCTTCTGCCTCGCCAACGGTCTGAGCCTGGAAGTCGCCCGGTTCCTCCACGGGACCGGCGCGCCCCAGTACGCCAAGCTCGCCGAGCCGGGGGTCACCTACTTCGAGCTCAACACCGGCCACTACCCGATGCTTTCCACGCCGCACGAGCTGACCGACGCCCTGGTGCGGGCGTCGGCGGGGGAGGGCCTGGACCTGTGGGGGAAGGAGGTCGGGAGCTAG
- a CDS encoding 3-oxoacyl-ACP synthase III family protein, with translation MNKTRLEAIGAYLPATVMTTRELLDRLEKAPEFDLVKITGTTERRVADDTAQNPENSLTMAVSAARDCLSRSRYAPDGIDAVISCSISRMTDGGRLQFEPSFAHRIAKEIGADRAVHFDVSNACAGMMTGVLLLDRMIRAGTVRNGLVLSGEQISPIAFTAAREMEDSRDPQFASMSVGDSAVALVMDRATDDRDVIHDIELMTCSEYSHLCLGMPSDGTGGMAMYTNNKEMHAEDRLSLWPAFHGDRLAEQGRRFADEGYDFVIHHQVGTRFVDFMNATGESRFAAPMPPSLSVVDRLANTATTSHYLVLHQALAEGRIPEGSKVLMVPAASGVVTGFLSATVSSLEV, from the coding sequence GTGAACAAGACTCGCTTAGAAGCCATCGGGGCCTACCTCCCCGCCACGGTGATGACCACCCGGGAGCTCCTCGACCGCCTGGAGAAGGCCCCGGAGTTCGACCTCGTGAAGATCACCGGGACGACGGAACGGCGGGTGGCGGACGACACCGCGCAGAACCCCGAGAACAGCCTCACGATGGCGGTCTCGGCGGCCCGCGACTGTCTGAGCCGGTCCCGCTACGCACCGGACGGGATCGACGCCGTGATCTCCTGCTCCATCAGCCGCATGACCGACGGCGGGCGTCTGCAGTTCGAGCCCTCGTTCGCGCACCGCATCGCCAAGGAGATCGGCGCCGACCGCGCCGTCCACTTCGACGTCTCCAACGCCTGCGCTGGCATGATGACCGGTGTCCTCCTGCTGGACCGGATGATCCGCGCCGGCACCGTGCGCAACGGCCTGGTGCTGAGCGGGGAACAGATCTCCCCCATCGCCTTCACCGCCGCGCGCGAGATGGAGGACAGCAGGGACCCCCAGTTCGCGTCGATGTCCGTAGGCGACTCCGCCGTCGCCCTGGTGATGGACCGCGCGACGGACGACCGGGACGTGATCCACGACATCGAGCTGATGACGTGCTCGGAGTACTCGCACCTGTGCCTCGGCATGCCCAGTGACGGCACCGGCGGCATGGCCATGTACACCAACAACAAGGAGATGCACGCCGAGGACCGGCTCTCGCTGTGGCCGGCCTTCCACGGGGACCGGCTGGCCGAGCAGGGCCGCCGATTCGCCGACGAGGGATACGACTTCGTCATCCACCACCAGGTCGGCACCCGGTTCGTGGACTTCATGAACGCCACGGGCGAGAGCCGCTTCGCCGCACCCATGCCGCCGTCCCTCTCGGTCGTCGACCGGCTGGCCAACACCGCCACCACGTCGCACTACCTGGTGCTGCACCAGGCGCTCGCCGAGGGCCGCATACCCGAAGGGTCGAAGGTGCTGATGGTGCCCGCGGCCTCGGGTGTCGTGACCGGCTTCCTGTCCGCGACCGTCTCCTCCCTGGAGGTGTGA
- a CDS encoding beta-ketoacyl-[acyl-carrier-protein] synthase family protein translates to MATVITSAALAPAHGSGSSGSSIGHAAAAGRACLEQAGLSAADVDVLINVGVYRDSNIVEPSVAALIQKSIGINLDYLRSPDRRAAFSFDLMNGACGVLNAVQAAGALLSTGGARRVMVVCADTHPSTDPSRAGTTAFPYASTGAALLLEHTGDALGFGRVHHRSLPGGHGVNGYLPLPDVGADGRNSIVVDRDDDVLDRMLALAVDSVHTVLNAEDGAHGTDDAGRAHVALDRTLLVTSQPSPAFAARLAKRLGLASDAAVTVEGVHGDPHTSALVHGYRQALDTGRLAGHDRVLFLTVGAGLTSAASLYRLPDTGDGTAR, encoded by the coding sequence ATGGCCACCGTCATCACCTCGGCCGCGCTCGCCCCGGCCCACGGCTCCGGCAGCTCCGGCAGCTCCATCGGCCACGCGGCCGCGGCCGGCCGCGCCTGCCTGGAACAGGCCGGGCTGTCCGCCGCCGACGTCGACGTCCTCATCAACGTCGGCGTCTACCGCGACTCCAACATCGTCGAACCGTCCGTCGCCGCGCTCATCCAGAAGAGCATCGGCATCAACCTCGACTACCTCCGCTCCCCCGACCGGCGGGCCGCGTTCTCCTTCGACCTGATGAACGGGGCCTGCGGCGTGCTCAACGCCGTCCAGGCGGCCGGCGCCCTGCTCTCCACCGGCGGCGCCCGCCGGGTCATGGTGGTCTGCGCCGACACCCACCCCTCGACGGACCCCTCCCGCGCCGGCACAACCGCCTTCCCCTACGCGAGCACCGGAGCGGCCCTGCTGCTGGAACACACCGGCGACGCCCTCGGCTTCGGCCGTGTGCACCACCGGTCCCTGCCCGGCGGACACGGCGTCAACGGCTACCTGCCGCTGCCCGACGTCGGTGCCGACGGACGCAACAGCATCGTCGTGGACCGCGACGACGACGTCCTGGACCGGATGCTGGCCCTCGCCGTCGACTCCGTCCACACCGTGCTGAACGCCGAGGACGGCGCCCACGGCACGGATGACGCCGGCCGGGCGCACGTCGCCCTCGACCGCACCCTGCTGGTCACCTCGCAGCCGTCACCCGCGTTCGCCGCGCGCCTCGCCAAACGCCTCGGCCTCGCCTCCGACGCCGCCGTCACCGTCGAAGGCGTCCACGGCGACCCGCACACCTCGGCGCTCGTCCACGGCTACCGCCAGGCCCTGGACACCGGCCGGCTCGCCGGACACGACCGGGTGCTCTTCCTCACGGTCGGCGCGGGACTCACCTCGGCGGCCTCGCTCTACCGGCTGCCCGACACCGGCGACGGGACCGCCCGATGA
- a CDS encoding fatty acid CoA ligase family protein, producing the protein MTPAPSLPRDRPASPAELFAGHAARTPGRTALIHPDAERTGPDGRAAHTMVGYAELATRVAACAAGLEAHGIRRGTRTALLVPPGGDLLTLVLAMMHVGAVPVVVDPGMGLDRMLDCLRRVRVEAFIGVPKAQVLRRLRPRAFAGVRSSVTVGGADGTALRKLIAAGAGRPAPPPARTGPDDLALIGYTTGSTGPAKPVEVTVGMLRAMAQGAEESHFTDDETTTLVTMPLMGVFDLLAGRTVVVPRMDMARVGAADPAPLADAIRRFGVDAMFASPALLAPFVSHLAATGTPVPSLRLVISGGAPVSPALMGALRAVLPDEARVFSTYGATEALPMALLESREALAGLADGPAAGLGVCLGRPAPGMAVRTVAISDGPVPRWEPGLAVPPGEPGEIVVSGRAVSPRYFRTAQADADHKIQDGVTRWHRTGDVGWIDEAGRIWFCGRKSQRVRTPDGDLHTVRCESVFNAHPRVRRTALVGVGPRGRERPVLCVELAPGTGRDQWPRISDELRALGATSPMTKPIADFLPHPAFPVDVRHNAKIRRELLAGWAEDRLTGSRRPTAAGLALRAVPLAGWAYVAAWPLLPWDHPVLTALWWLDVFLSVVVHAAQIPAALRAERELATGRRPWATAALTMLFGATWWRTARAGRKGVSP; encoded by the coding sequence ATGACGCCCGCCCCCTCCCTCCCCCGGGACCGGCCCGCCTCCCCGGCGGAACTGTTCGCCGGGCACGCCGCCCGCACACCCGGCAGGACCGCGCTCATCCACCCCGACGCCGAGCGCACCGGGCCGGACGGCCGCGCCGCCCACACCATGGTCGGCTACGCCGAACTCGCCACCAGGGTCGCGGCCTGCGCCGCCGGCCTGGAAGCGCACGGCATCCGCCGCGGCACCCGCACGGCCCTGCTGGTGCCGCCCGGCGGCGACCTGCTGACCCTGGTCCTCGCCATGATGCACGTGGGCGCCGTGCCGGTCGTCGTGGACCCCGGCATGGGCCTGGACCGCATGCTCGACTGCCTGCGGCGGGTCCGCGTGGAGGCCTTCATCGGCGTCCCGAAGGCCCAGGTGCTGCGGCGGCTGCGCCCGCGCGCCTTCGCCGGGGTGCGCAGCTCGGTCACGGTGGGCGGCGCGGACGGCACCGCCCTGCGCAAGCTGATCGCCGCCGGCGCCGGCCGGCCGGCGCCGCCCCCGGCGCGAACCGGCCCGGACGACCTCGCGCTCATCGGCTACACCACCGGCAGCACCGGTCCGGCCAAGCCGGTGGAGGTCACCGTCGGCATGCTCCGCGCGATGGCGCAGGGGGCCGAGGAGAGCCACTTCACGGACGACGAGACGACCACCCTGGTCACCATGCCGCTCATGGGCGTGTTCGACCTGCTGGCCGGGCGCACCGTGGTCGTGCCGAGGATGGACATGGCCCGGGTCGGCGCCGCCGACCCGGCGCCGCTCGCCGACGCCATCCGGCGCTTCGGGGTGGACGCGATGTTCGCCTCCCCGGCGCTGCTGGCCCCCTTCGTCTCCCACCTGGCCGCGACCGGGACGCCGGTGCCCTCGCTGCGCCTGGTCATCTCCGGCGGCGCCCCGGTGAGCCCCGCTCTGATGGGCGCGCTGCGCGCCGTACTGCCCGACGAGGCACGCGTGTTCAGCACCTATGGGGCGACCGAGGCCCTGCCCATGGCGTTGTTGGAGAGCCGTGAGGCGCTGGCCGGTCTCGCCGACGGTCCGGCCGCCGGACTCGGTGTCTGCCTGGGCCGCCCGGCGCCGGGCATGGCGGTGCGTACCGTCGCGATCAGTGACGGGCCGGTGCCCCGGTGGGAGCCTGGCCTGGCCGTACCGCCCGGTGAGCCGGGCGAGATCGTGGTGAGCGGGCGGGCCGTCAGCCCCCGCTACTTCCGGACGGCGCAGGCCGACGCCGACCACAAGATCCAGGACGGCGTCACCCGCTGGCACCGTACCGGTGACGTCGGATGGATCGACGAGGCGGGCCGGATCTGGTTCTGCGGACGCAAGAGCCAGCGGGTCCGCACACCCGACGGCGACCTGCACACGGTGCGCTGCGAAAGCGTCTTCAACGCCCATCCGCGGGTGCGGCGCACCGCCCTGGTCGGCGTCGGGCCGCGCGGGCGGGAGCGGCCGGTGCTGTGCGTGGAGCTGGCGCCCGGCACCGGCCGGGACCAATGGCCGCGCATCTCGGACGAGTTGCGGGCCCTCGGTGCGACCAGCCCGATGACGAAGCCGATCGCGGACTTCCTGCCGCACCCGGCGTTCCCGGTGGACGTGCGCCACAACGCCAAGATCCGCCGGGAATTGCTGGCCGGCTGGGCCGAGGACCGGCTCACCGGGAGCCGGCGCCCGACGGCCGCGGGCCTGGCGCTGCGCGCCGTACCGCTGGCCGGCTGGGCGTACGTGGCCGCCTGGCCGCTGCTGCCCTGGGACCATCCGGTGCTCACCGCGCTGTGGTGGCTCGACGTCTTCCTCAGCGTCGTCGTCCACGCGGCGCAGATACCGGCCGCGCTGCGTGCGGAGCGGGAACTGGCCACCGGCCGCAGGCCGTGGGCCACCGCCGCTCTCACGATGCTCTTCGGGGCGACGTGGTGGCGGACGGCCCGCGCCGGCAGGAAGGGTGTTTCGCCATGA
- a CDS encoding NAD-dependent epimerase/dehydratase family protein, with protein MKVLVTGASGFLGSHIVDACLRAGDEVRVLVREGSDLSHLRTVAGIEFAYGDLRDPAALRAAVDGIDAVHHSAARVTDRGTRAQFRDENVDGTRRLMTAARDAGARRFVFIGSPSALMGVRDGDRLGIDESEPYPKRFLNLYSETKAAAERLVLAADRPDFTTVALRPRAVWGPRDHSGFMPRLLAKMMAARLPDLSGGRPVHASLCHCDNAAEASVRAARAQGVGGRAYFVADPEPVEVWSTLADLAERFGGTPPTGRVPLGPLRAAAFAADMARKLPPLARHTSPSLSRYSLALLTRSATYDTSAARRDLGAPVVDHETGMARLAAWIDEIGGVGEFVRKVKP; from the coding sequence ATGAAGGTCCTGGTGACGGGCGCGTCCGGATTCCTGGGCAGTCACATCGTCGACGCCTGTCTGCGGGCCGGCGACGAGGTCCGCGTGCTGGTGCGCGAGGGAAGCGACCTCAGCCATCTGCGCACCGTGGCGGGCATCGAGTTCGCCTACGGCGACCTGCGGGACCCGGCCGCGCTGAGGGCGGCGGTGGACGGGATCGACGCGGTGCACCACAGCGCCGCCCGGGTCACCGACCGGGGCACCCGGGCCCAGTTCCGCGACGAGAACGTCGACGGCACGCGGCGGCTGATGACGGCGGCCCGCGACGCCGGGGCGCGGCGGTTCGTGTTCATCGGCAGTCCCAGCGCGCTGATGGGTGTGCGCGACGGCGACCGGCTCGGCATCGACGAGAGCGAGCCCTACCCGAAGCGCTTCCTCAACCTGTACTCGGAGACCAAGGCCGCCGCGGAACGTCTCGTCCTGGCCGCCGACCGGCCGGACTTCACCACGGTCGCGCTGCGGCCGCGCGCCGTGTGGGGCCCGCGCGACCATTCCGGGTTCATGCCGCGTCTGCTGGCGAAGATGATGGCCGCGCGCCTGCCCGACCTCTCCGGAGGAAGGCCCGTCCACGCCTCGCTGTGCCACTGCGACAACGCCGCCGAGGCGAGTGTCCGGGCCGCCCGGGCCCAAGGAGTGGGCGGCCGGGCCTACTTCGTCGCGGACCCGGAGCCGGTGGAGGTGTGGAGCACCCTCGCCGACCTCGCCGAACGCTTCGGCGGCACGCCCCCGACCGGGCGGGTCCCCCTCGGACCGCTGCGTGCCGCCGCCTTCGCGGCGGACATGGCGCGCAAGCTGCCTCCGCTCGCCAGGCACACATCCCCGTCCCTGTCCCGCTACTCGCTGGCACTGCTGACCCGGTCGGCCACGTACGACACCTCGGCGGCGCGCCGCGACCTCGGGGCGCCGGTGGTGGACCACGAGACCGGGATGGCCCGGCTGGCGGCCTGGATCGACGAGATCGGCGGAGTCGGCGAGTTCGTCAGGAAGGTGAAGCCTTGA
- a CDS encoding AMP-binding enzyme yields the protein MPDIAQAAVVARGRTEEVRALCAFVVLAQDITAIDEAAVRAELARSLPPHLVPTVVRVLPALPETASGKTDRKALPDPFEAATAGADGSPGGAGFDAGSDARSGHAVADVTAEIWSRVLRCEAAGLDASSDFHALGGDSLAVLEMLSALGEELLGGSAERRLLDRLGPLSGELTLGRVVAAVNVVRSEA from the coding sequence ATGCCGGACATCGCCCAGGCCGCCGTGGTCGCCCGCGGCCGGACCGAGGAGGTACGGGCCCTGTGCGCGTTCGTCGTCCTCGCCCAGGACATCACCGCCATCGACGAGGCCGCCGTACGGGCCGAGCTGGCCCGGTCGCTGCCGCCGCACCTGGTGCCCACCGTGGTACGCGTTCTCCCGGCGCTGCCGGAGACCGCCAGCGGCAAGACCGACCGCAAGGCGCTGCCGGATCCCTTCGAGGCCGCCACGGCGGGTGCGGACGGCTCACCGGGCGGGGCGGGCTTTGATGCGGGCTCCGATGCGCGCTCTGGTCACGCCGTGGCAGACGTGACCGCGGAGATCTGGTCGCGGGTCCTGCGTTGCGAGGCCGCGGGCCTCGACGCCTCGTCCGACTTCCACGCGCTGGGCGGCGATTCGCTCGCCGTGCTGGAGATGCTGTCGGCCCTCGGTGAGGAGCTGCTCGGCGGGTCGGCCGAGCGGCGGCTGCTGGACCGGCTCGGACCGCTGAGCGGCGAGCTGACCCTGGGCCGCGTCGTCGCTGCCGTCAACGTCGTGCGGAGCGAGGCATGA
- a CDS encoding formyltransferase family protein — MIFVGEGALLWRAVRHTLDSGLPVDLVCGPAVDGAAAVPSGVRFLGTADVNAVAGELAAACTDGLVWSVNNRMIFRAPVLSTGLRVLNVHHGPLPAYRGMPEVALVYAMLGGEPEFAATLHLVDEGIDTGPVLASDPYPIGAEEPYHVVMRRGLQVCHRLFERCLPLVAADPDWPGDPAPSPGASPGARGGGYFGRTALGRLPRYRKHPRFARATDLGFLAGYLPELAEALA; from the coding sequence ATGATCTTCGTCGGTGAGGGCGCGCTGCTGTGGCGCGCCGTACGGCACACGCTGGACAGCGGGCTGCCGGTGGACCTGGTCTGCGGCCCGGCCGTGGACGGCGCCGCCGCGGTGCCGTCCGGCGTCCGTTTCCTCGGCACCGCGGACGTCAACGCGGTCGCCGGCGAGCTGGCGGCGGCCTGCACGGACGGGCTGGTCTGGTCGGTCAACAACCGGATGATCTTCCGTGCTCCGGTGCTGTCCACCGGGCTGCGTGTCCTCAACGTCCACCACGGCCCTCTCCCGGCCTACCGCGGGATGCCCGAAGTCGCACTGGTGTACGCCATGCTGGGCGGCGAGCCGGAGTTCGCCGCCACGCTCCACCTCGTCGACGAAGGCATCGACACCGGTCCCGTCCTGGCCTCCGATCCCTATCCGATCGGTGCCGAGGAGCCGTACCACGTGGTGATGCGCCGGGGCTTGCAGGTCTGTCACCGGCTCTTCGAGCGGTGCCTGCCACTCGTGGCGGCCGACCCCGACTGGCCCGGCGACCCGGCCCCCTCCCCGGGCGCCTCCCCGGGAGCGCGGGGAGGGGGCTACTTCGGCCGCACGGCACTGGGACGGCTCCCCCGGTACCGAAAGCACCCGAGGTTCGCCCGTGCCACCGACCTGGGCTTCCTCGCCGGGTACCTCCCCGAGCTCGCCGAGGCACTGGCCTGA
- the aspA gene encoding aspartate ammonia-lyase, whose protein sequence is MSASAPGTSGAHPRIEHDLLGEREVPHDAYYGIHTLRAVENFPITGTRICAYPDLVTALAAVKQAAALANRDLGLLDQDKVSAIVRACEEIRAGMFHDQFVVDVIQGGAGTSTNMNANEVIANRALELLGHHRGEYRLLHPLEDVNAGQSTNDVYPSAVKLALQLAAHRLLEAMEELRIAFAAKAEEFADVLKMGRTQLQDAVPMTLGQEFAAYAVMLAEDQARLNEACTLVQEINLGGTAIGTGLNAHPDYPELACRHLSAITGIPLTVAGDLVEATQDAGAFVQLSGVLKRIAVKLSKTCNDLRLLSCGPRAGLGEINLPPVQAGSSIMPGKVNPVIPEVVNQIAFEVIGNDLTVTFAAEAGQLQLNAFEPVIAHSLLKSLTHLQAGCLTLAQRCVSGITANRGHLAHLVGRSIGLATALNPHIGYEQATAVAQEALATGAGIRELVVARGLLSTEQLEHILHPDNIARPHTRAIATGGSFSGATS, encoded by the coding sequence ATGTCGGCATCCGCCCCCGGCACTTCCGGCGCCCACCCCCGCATCGAGCACGACCTGCTCGGCGAGCGGGAGGTCCCACACGACGCCTACTACGGCATCCACACCCTGCGCGCGGTGGAGAACTTCCCCATCACCGGCACCCGGATCTGCGCCTACCCGGACCTGGTGACCGCGCTCGCCGCCGTCAAGCAGGCGGCTGCGCTGGCCAACCGTGATCTCGGCCTGCTGGACCAGGACAAGGTGAGCGCGATCGTGCGGGCCTGTGAGGAGATCCGTGCCGGGATGTTCCACGACCAGTTCGTCGTGGACGTGATCCAGGGCGGCGCCGGCACCTCCACCAACATGAACGCCAACGAGGTCATCGCCAACCGGGCTCTGGAACTGCTCGGCCACCACCGGGGCGAGTACCGGCTCCTGCACCCGCTGGAGGACGTCAACGCCGGGCAGAGCACCAACGACGTCTACCCGAGCGCGGTCAAGCTGGCCCTGCAGCTTGCCGCGCACCGCCTGCTGGAGGCCATGGAGGAGTTGCGGATCGCGTTCGCGGCCAAGGCCGAGGAGTTCGCGGACGTGCTCAAGATGGGCCGCACCCAGCTCCAGGACGCGGTCCCGATGACGCTCGGTCAGGAGTTCGCCGCGTACGCCGTCATGCTGGCGGAGGACCAGGCGCGCCTGAACGAGGCGTGCACGCTGGTTCAGGAGATCAACCTCGGCGGCACCGCCATCGGCACCGGACTCAACGCCCACCCGGACTACCCAGAACTGGCCTGCCGTCACCTGAGCGCGATCACCGGCATCCCGCTGACGGTCGCCGGCGACCTGGTGGAGGCGACCCAGGACGCCGGGGCGTTCGTCCAGCTCTCCGGTGTGCTCAAGCGGATCGCCGTCAAGCTCTCGAAAACCTGCAACGACCTGCGGCTGCTCTCCTGCGGCCCCCGCGCGGGCCTCGGGGAGATCAACCTGCCCCCCGTGCAGGCCGGTTCCAGCATCATGCCGGGCAAGGTGAACCCGGTGATCCCCGAGGTGGTCAACCAGATCGCCTTCGAGGTGATCGGCAACGACCTGACCGTCACGTTCGCCGCCGAGGCCGGGCAGCTCCAGCTCAACGCCTTCGAGCCGGTCATCGCGCACAGCCTTCTCAAGAGCCTCACCCACCTGCAGGCAGGCTGCCTGACGCTCGCCCAGCGGTGCGTCAGCGGCATCACCGCCAACCGCGGACACCTCGCCCACCTCGTCGGGCGGTCCATCGGCCTGGCCACCGCGCTCAACCCGCACATCGGGTACGAACAGGCCACCGCCGTCGCCCAGGAGGCACTCGCCACCGGGGCCGGCATACGCGAACTCGTCGTGGCCAGAGGTCTGCTGAGCACCGAACAGCTCGAGCACATCCTCCACCCGGACAACATCGCGCGCCCGCACACCCGAGCCATCGCAACGGGCGGCTCGTTCTCCGGCGCGACCTCGTGA
- a CDS encoding asparaginase: MGRIVVISTGGTIASRWQGSGFAADAQGTDVLATASVPRGVTVQVVDLFSVNSARLTTAHQLTLLRTIREVLADPGVDGIVVTHGTDTLEESAFLLDLYHDDPRPVVLTGAQRPLDAPDGDGPRNLHDALLTAASVRDRGVLVVFAGQVHAARGTVKLQTLAVDAFGDPSGAHIAKVEAGRIVARRQPERPAPLSFPEIPDALPRVDIVMHHCDGDPLLLNASVAAGAQGIVLVATGAGNATPEIVAAVASAVSRGVLVAVTTRVPAGPTAEIYTHGGAVDLAAAGAVLTRTLRAGQARIAVLAATLATTEPAERADVLRHALGGPVPALTTAPLARA; the protein is encoded by the coding sequence GTGGGACGGATCGTCGTCATCAGCACCGGCGGGACCATCGCCAGCCGCTGGCAGGGTTCCGGGTTCGCCGCCGATGCGCAGGGCACGGACGTGCTCGCCACGGCGTCGGTGCCCCGGGGAGTAACGGTGCAGGTCGTCGACCTGTTCAGTGTGAACAGCGCCCGGCTGACCACCGCGCACCAGCTCACGCTGCTACGGACAATCCGCGAGGTCCTGGCCGACCCCGGCGTCGACGGCATCGTGGTGACGCACGGCACGGACACCCTGGAGGAGTCGGCCTTCCTGCTGGACCTGTACCACGACGACCCCCGGCCGGTGGTCCTCACCGGTGCGCAGCGCCCGCTCGATGCGCCGGACGGCGACGGCCCCCGCAACCTCCACGACGCACTGCTGACCGCGGCCTCGGTCCGCGACCGCGGGGTGCTGGTGGTCTTCGCCGGGCAGGTGCACGCGGCCCGCGGCACGGTGAAGCTGCAGACCCTGGCCGTCGACGCCTTCGGTGATCCATCCGGCGCGCACATCGCGAAGGTGGAGGCCGGCAGGATCGTCGCGCGCCGGCAGCCCGAGCGTCCCGCCCCGCTCTCCTTTCCCGAGATCCCCGACGCGCTGCCCAGGGTCGACATCGTCATGCACCACTGCGACGGGGACCCGCTGCTGCTCAACGCCTCCGTGGCGGCGGGAGCCCAGGGCATCGTGCTGGTGGCGACCGGCGCGGGCAACGCGACCCCCGAGATCGTGGCCGCAGTCGCCTCCGCCGTGTCCCGTGGTGTGCTGGTCGCCGTGACCACGCGGGTGCCCGCGGGGCCCACGGCCGAGATCTACACCCACGGCGGCGCCGTGGACCTCGCCGCGGCAGGCGCGGTGCTGACCCGCACCCTGCGCGCCGGCCAGGCCCGGATCGCCGTGCTCGCCGCAACCCTCGCCACCACCGAACCGGCCGAGCGCGCCGACGTGCTGCGCCATGCGCTCGGCGGCCCGGTACCGGCTCTGACCACCGCGCCGCTCGCGCGGGCCTGA